Genomic segment of Drosophila simulans strain w501 chromosome 2R, Prin_Dsim_3.1, whole genome shotgun sequence:
GCTGAATAACTATACATAGAATACGCAGTGCCTTCCGGAACCATCAGATACGCGAGCTCCAGTTGCAGGGCCCTGGGTCATATCGAATGGCTGGGAAGCGCACTGGGGATAGATCAAAGGACTAACCTCTTGTTGCAGCCGTTGCTGTAGTTGCTTTACACATTACGAGAAGAGGAGAGCCGGCAAGAAAAGTTTTTGGATACAGATTTTTGattcggtttggtttttgtttggttttcgatAGCAGCGCGTTGTTGTTTGCATGTGGGTGTTTATATATAAGAGTGGGTGTGTACAGTGAAGCATCATGAAATTTGCGATAtggtaatatttatttgtaagtaTTTCATAGTTATAAGAATGTTTAGAGTAAGATATGGCTACACAAATGCTTGGCATGTTGCTAAGTGGAATGTGGAATGTACTCTTTATCATTCGTTATActcttttcgttttcgtttacTAAGTACTTCGATAATACTGCTTAAATGGAATGCATTTGGAGGCGGAGGGCTGATCCAAGTCAAGAAAATActttaacattaaaaatagGCAAACAAGTAATCCACTTTCGTTCATTAAAATAGCATTTCCAACAAACAATCAACTTTTGGCAAGACAGAATGTATGGCATTTTCCGTTGCAGGTAATTAGGTGAGAGAAGCTTTACAAATTCGGTTAGCAGGATGAAGTGTTTGGGGAAAGGGGTTCTACGAGGAATGTGCAGTTAGCCAGCACCAGCGAGGAATGTAAAGCAGGTTGATTTGGTGTCAGTAGGTGTGAGTACAGGTTGATTGGCTGGTTAGTGTAGTAGATGAGGTGCATGCGGAAAACTGGCTGCTGTAACGTGGCAAGTGCTGATCGCGATGATCTACGCCTTCGTCTCTTAGATGGCCGACGAGTCCTCCTCGCAGCTGTGCTGCCGCTGATTGACTCTCGGCAGTCTGTACTGCGCCGCATACAGGTCGTAGTAGATATCCTCGGAAGAGGCGGCGGAGTCGGCCGAGGCGACGCTTCCGTTGGCACGACTGTGTCCTGGCTTAACGGAGGACCGTAGCTGCGGCTGCACTTCGTCTAGCAGGGCGGCTGCCTTGCGTCCGGAGTCAAATATCAGGTCCGCATCACTGGTGAACCGCGTGGACAGCTCGTTTATGTTGTACATCGACTGCGCGCTGCTCAGGGAGGATCGGCCGCTGCTCCGGCTGGCCAGCGAGGGTCGCTTGATAGCAAAGGAGGTGGTGTGCAGCAGCCGCTGAGTGTGCGCAGTTAGCACTGGCCCCTCGTGAATGCGCAGCTCCACGCCGCTGGCCTCCGCCGCAGCCTTGGTGTCAAGGCGGCTGAATCGATTGGTGACCAAGCCCAGATCATCTGGTGTTTTGGGCGGCGTACTGCCTCTGAATGTGCTCATGGCTGGCTTGGAGTTCACATCTTCCGCGCTGTTCAGTGGTGGCGTGGAGGTCACCACCTTCACGAGCTCGTTTGCCGGAAGCTGAGTAATAAGACGAAGTTGGTTTTGCGCCGGAAGCGTGGCGACGCTGGCCCGCTTCATCTGCTCGCTCAGCATCTGCTCCTCGTCCTCTTCTAGCACCTGATCGCTTATCATCTGCGATCTCTGTTGTTTGTGCATAATGGGAGTGCTGGGCACACTGCGGCTAAGATCTGGAGCTGATCCGCGGAAGTTGGACAGTCGGTTGCCACCACCCCCCATCATTAGGAGCGAGGAGCGAGAGCGCGGCATGTTTTGAGGGTCGATAAAGGTGTTGCGGGGCAGAATGCGTGAGGATCGCTCGTTGTAGATGTTGCGCAGGTGGGCGGGCAGCTTGACCTCCTGATCCTCGAACTCCTCGCGGTTGGCCACGAGGCCGAATCGCTTTTCGTGCTGATCAATGGCCAGCTTGATCTGACGGTTCAGCTCCTACGCTCGGTTTAATTTGGTTGTTAAACACATGCATGACCAAATCCGTTGatcggttggttggttggtttttgGTTAGTAGTTGGGAAGCACAGCGGtaagcatttttatattttgtttaaattttatcagttatcggtttcggttttttttttttttgtttttggttaaGTTTTGTAGGTAGTAGTAGGTACAGTAGGCCACCAAAGTGAATGCATTTGCGTGGGTgtaaagagagagaaaaagttgaaaaaataatTGGATTAAGTTCAGCCTTGGTTCAGTCTAGTTGCAGCGGTTTGAAGATGAGCTCGGGGTTCGTCTGTCTTTGTCCCAGTTCTCGTATCAGTGGCAGACACGCCTTTCAATTCAAAATAGATTAGCTAACTGATGATTCATTGCCTCTACTTTAACATTATAAAGAAATGAGTCAGAAGCCGTTTAACTGTATGAAAAGCCAGACAATTAAACGACCAATCGTTATTCCACCTGTTTCACCTCTTCACGTCGAATAATGCTCATCTACAAACCGCACAACTTTGACGGAACGGGTCGGGATGGGTTTCAGTTTTAAAGGATAAAGGGGGCACAAGACACCACAGTTCACCGTAAACCAATCAATATACAATAAGTATCATTACCAACTTATATCAAACGAGTTGATCTACTTTGTACATTAAAAAACACATAACACCAACGAAATAGGGCGGAGAGCTTTTGGCTGAGAGCGCTCTTGGGCGGATCTCGAACGAGGATTTGCATACACACCTGTTTACGGGGCACCAACTGTTCGCGCCACTCGCGCAGCTCCCCCTTCAGTCGCTCATCGATCTCGGAAAGCTTGGAGTGTTCGTGCTCCACCAGAGCCCTTCGCTTTTCGTTCTGAAGTTGCTCCAGCTCTCTGCAAAAGGAATAGAATAAGTATTTGCCCAGGGAATCCATTTGGCCAGCTACTCACTTTATGGCGCTTTCGCGAGTAGCGCGTAGCTCTTCCAATTGCTTCTGATGCTTGACTTCGAAGCGTCGCTCCTCCTGCATATACCGCTTCTTCTCTTGCTCCTGGAACTGTATTTGAAATGGGGATTAGTTTAATTCTGATTCTGTCTTgtctttaaaccaaaattcATTCCTACCTTCTTCAAGCGATCGCGTTCGATTTCAGGATCTAGGTTCGTGGAAATTCGCAGGGATTCACGGAACATAAGATCTCGCGCTTTGCGCTCTGCACGGATACGCTTCGGCAGAGCCCGCTTTTCCATCGTCTGCTTCTTGACCATGTCCTCCTCCTTACGCTGCAACATGCGCTTCACCTGGTCCAGCTCCTTCTCGTGCCGGATTATCATCTGATGTCGCTGCATGAAACATAGTTCCTTTACATGCCGCTTGGACAACTGATGTCGTTCGTGAAGCTGCTTCTCCTCTAGTTCCCAGAGAAGGGCCTCCCGCGTCCTCATGGCATTCTGTTTCTGCTGCAAGAAGTTGCGGTTGATAGTGGCCAGGTGGTCTCGATGCTTCTCGCTTAATCGCCTTAGTAGAAGCTCATGCCTCTCCTTTAAGGAATCCAGGAAGGCGCGTTCCTTCTCTTCGTGGTCCAGTTCCATGGCTGAGCGCCGCTGCTTAAACTCATCCTTGCGCTTGTCCTTGGGAAACAGGTCAACTTCCTGCTTGAGCAGTCGGATCTCCTGCTTGAGATTCTCTCGGAAGATCTTCAACTCTTGCTCCTGCTCGGAGCGAATGCGTTTAGACGAGGAGCGCAGCTCGTTCTCCTGCGTCTGCTCTGTCTTTTCCACCAGCTGCTTGTGCTGACGCGCCAACATATCCATGTCCGCCTCGTAGGTCTTTTCCAGCGAGGAGCGCTCCTGCTCAAAGCGACGATCCTGCTGTTCCTtggcctgctgctcctttaAGTGCAGTTCTGtctgctgcttcttctcctGCTTCTGCAGCAGCTTTAGTTCACGCAGCTCCTGCTTACGGAAGTCGTGATCATCGTAGATTCGTCCGTTCTCATCGTCCCCGTAGATTACTCGGCTTGTGGTGGTGGTCATTTGCACGCCATCGATCTCGAATTTGCGGGTGCGCTTGCGTGTCTTCTTGCGCAGGTTGCGCAGCTCAATCTCTTCCTTGGTGAGACCTTGAGCGTTTGCAGACTTAACTACGGCCGGAACCCTAGCCTTGGGTCGGATCACCACCTCCTCTTCCTCATCAATGGTCTCGTGATTGTGGTTATTCGTCAACGAGGGAGGTGGTGGAGGCATCAGTGCGGCCGCTGGATActgctgcttgttgttgtGATCCGTTTCGTGCCGGCTTTCCTGACTAGTGTTTGTGCCAATGCTGTCCACGTCGGATCCTCCGCTGCCGCCAACCAGCACCTCAATACCACGCCGTCCGCGCACCGAGCCATTCTCGCTCAACGAGCTGTCCGGCGACCGCTTCTCCTGCTTGAATCGGTTTACAATGATGTTTACGTCTTCCGGCACAATGCCAACTCCATTGGGCTGGCGCTTGCCCAGCTCATTGCTGCTGTCCTTCACCTTAACTCCCTCATCGCCCACGGTGACCACGGAGACGTGGCTCGTGTCCATCAGATGGTCACTGTGATCGTGGCTATGACTGCCAGACGCCGTGTTATAGGCCGAGTCATCATCCGCGTAGGACGGACTGACTATTAACACCTCACTTTCATCCAGTTTGCGTGCGTGAACAGTGGAAGACGTTTGCGGTTGCGACGGAGGAGCGGGAACCACACCTGCTGGCTCATTAACAGCCAATATCATTGAGGATTGCTTGTGGGGCGGCGTGGTGGCATCACCCAAACTGTCGTCCAGCGATGGAAAATCATCGTCCGTTGAGGATTCATGCAGGTGAGTGCTCTTGTTCATATCATTGGAAACGATGATCACCTCGTTTTGCGGTGGCACCACCGAGTTGTCGATGATCACCGGCGGATGGGTGCTGGTCACGACTGTTATCTGACTCACCGACTCCAAGCTGTTTGGCAAAACCAAGTGCTGCGGTTGAGGTGGCAGCGGTTGGTGATGATGCGGTGTTGGTGGATCGCTGTTGATGGTAATAAGGGAAGTGCTCGAGCTGAGAACAGCATTTGAAACACTGCCCGAGGAGCTGGAAGAGGCCACCGATTGCACAGACACAATGGAGGAGGCTGTGGGTGATGGCGGCTGCGGTTTCGGCTCCATCGCCTCTTGGCCAATGGCCACCTCAATAGCCGTGGTGACTGGAGAAGTGGGCTCGGGAGTGGCCAGTTTTTTGGGAGACGTTTGGGAGTCGCTGGCAGCCGGCTTGGCATTTGCAAGACCCAATGGGGACGGCGGGGGCGGGGCCTTACCCTTTTTGACAAAGTGCTATGGGGGAGAATTCAAATCAGTTTGCATTATTTAACTGAATGAGTTGTGTTTACCTTCTTGTCGGATTCGGTTTTCTCAGATGTTTCTGCAACAGCTGCCACATCTTCGGGTTTCTTTTGCAGCACAGCCGCTGTGGGTTGGGCTGGTGGTGTAGGTGGCTGCTGAACTTGCGGTGGTGGCGTTTGTTGGGACGACGGCGGCGCTGGAGCAGGCACTTTGGTATGCGGCGGCTGCTGGGCTGCCGCTTCAGCATTGTCATCCTTTGTGTGGTTTGGTCTGTCCGGAGTGGTTGCTTTAGTTGTggttgtagctgctgctgctgcagttgccgctgctgcgatTGGTAAACTGCTACTTGGTTGGGACTGCTCTTTGGCATCCCGCAAAATGGATGTAGGTGTACCTGGAACTGCAAAGGAGGTGTTTAACGTGAGCAAGGGTTGAAAAATATTCACCAAAGTTCATATGCTTACGTTTGTCAATGTCTTGGCTCTGCAGCGAAGCAGAGTCATCGTCCAGGTCGAGCTGGAGCGCCGAGTTGCGGGGTTCCTGGGAAAGATTAAATACAGCTCATTAGCATATTCATACGTAATGTAGTTCCTAAATGATTGCTGTTAGGCTAGCAGATCTACTTGTCTCTGACTaaaatagcaatagcaatccTACGGCAAAACTATTCTTACATTCGGCATGCCGAATTAGCATAATATTCGATTCTAAAATTCCACAGTGATTCATTTTATTGCTATACCCCAAAACAGTCCTAAAAGAATTTGTTTACATCCGACGTTGAGCAATAAACGCATTGTTCGCAAATTCTATCTGTTATTGCTCCATAAACAATATCTAAGTCTTAACGTAAGGAGCTTATAGATAGTGAAACTGACACTTTTGTCAGCTATGTGCTGGTCAGACTGATTAGTAACTTAAAACCATGTGTGATTGAAAGTGTGCTTCCTATAATTACCGCAAGAAACCGATAGCGAGGGCTTACGGAGGAACCCAAGTACAATAACAAACACAACGACCGAAGAATGCCTCCGGCAGAGGAGCTAAGTGATAAGCGGCATTTGGCAATGCTGATAAAATGAGTAAACTAATTGTGGGTCCGCCGTTGAAGGACAGTGCCTGGGATGCAGATACGGAGGAGGGGAGGGGTGCGGGTGCCAGGAACGGACGGAGCACGGACGGCTTGCTGTAGAACGACTTACCAACCCTCTGATAGAGCGAGCGCCGCTTCACTTGGCGTTTAAGCTTCTATATCAATTATTTCCAAGTAACCACATACAAATGATAAGAACAAACATTGCGACATTGCGGAACAAAACAGAACGTAACATAAACGCAAGGCAAAGAATAGTCGAGAAGAAACGAAGATAAACGTATAAAATAATGTATCGCGCGGTGCGATTTGGTTGGGTTTTCAGGCGGCAGCGTGTAAGAGAGAAGAAAGAGCAGTTGGAGAGGTGAGAGAACGTAGAGATTATCATCACATCTAGCAGTTGGACTACAAGGGTGCGGTGCAGGGCACAGGGATTCAAGGACTTCCAAGGCACACTCACCTCGGTCTCATCATCCACCACCTCTTCCACGACCTCGGCCTTGTACTCGAGCAGCAGATCCTTAATAGGCTTGGCATCCAGATTTCTGTTGATGAAAGCGTGCTGCATCAGCACATCCGTCGTGGGCCTCACCTGAGGATCCTGTTAAGAAGGAATACAAATGTAAAGTTAGAATAGACagtaatataaacaaatttgagGGTTACCCACCTTGACTAAGGACTTCTTCAGGAAGTCGTTAAACTCCTTGCTCCATCGAGAAGGCTGCTCCAGCTTGGGCGGCTCGCTCTTTTGAATTTTTAGGAGCACTCGCATGGGCGACATCTCGCTGTTGGGCGGCTCCATCTGCGCCAGCTCGATTAGCGTGATGCCCAGTGACCAGATGTCCACTTTGTGATCGTACGGGTTGTCCCGGAACGTTTCGCACAGCACCAGCTCCGGCGCCATCCAGTAGGGAGTGCCAATGAAGGTGTCGTGCTTCTGCATGGTGTGCTTGTTTTTGGCCGAAACGCCAAAGTCCGCTGAAAGAGTTGATTCCACTTTGAGACGATGGCTTGGGAAAAGAGCACCGATAACTTACCCAACTTAACGCCACCTTCCATTGTGAGAAGCACGTTTCCTGCCTTCAAATCACGATGGATAACTTTGTTGCGATGCAGGAAGGTGAGACCCTCGGTCATGTGCTTGCAAACATAGGCAATCTGCGGCTCAGTCAGGGGCTTTTCCAGCTCCACCATAATGCTATCCAGGGCCCCTCCGTCGCAGTACTCGATGAGCATCTGAGAGGAATTTCAAGATATGACTCATAATCCCGATAAAACTAGAAGTACTTCGAAACACTCACCCACAGCTTATCATCAATGGAAAAGGCCTCATACAACTCCACTATATTTGGGTGCTTGATCTCGGACAGAATGTCGATTTCGACCATGTGATCGCTAAGGTTCTCCTCGTCCTCCAGCTGGCACATTTTAGCGGCAGCAAACCGCTTCTGCTCCTTGTGCTGCGCCTTGTACACCTTGCCGAAGGCTCCGTCGCCGAGTTCGCCGACCATTTCCCAGAACTCCGCCGGATCCGTGTCCATCTTGATGTTGTTGTACAGGCGCTTCTTCTTGGCCTCACCCCCGCCGAGGTGGAAGACCTTCTTCAGGTTGGTGATAAACGACATGTTGGCTCTCTTGTAGATTTCCCCTGCTTCTGCTGACGATGATGATTTCTTGGGTTGAGTCTACATAGTGAGCTCCTGGGCGAGAGTCCAAGCAGGAAAACTAGATTTGGTGAAAGCTGCGGACATTGGCAAACGTTTATTGATTGAACGGGCAGGTGTATATCACAGACTTGGCAGGGTTTCAAGTCTGGCTCTAAGTTTCAATCTGAATCTCATTCTGAATCGGAATCCGGGGTGGAACTGCCCCGTTCTAGAACGCAGACCATAGCCCAGATATCGTGGCCTAAACTCACCTTCTTTGCAGCACTCTCTCCTCGGttccttctctttttttgttcAGCGAAATAGGCCAAAAAGCGGGGATTGTGGGCTTGGTTGGCCCGTCTTTAGCGCTTCTGTGTTCTgtatgttttataatttaattagcagcTAGCGAGCTCTAATATTTGTAGAAAAAACACGTACGAATGGGAGGGAAATGATTACAAACGAGAAAAAGTCAAAGACGTAGACAAAAgagcgtgagtgtgtgtgtgtgtgcgtgtgtctctGCTTGCGAGTATTTGTGAGCTGGTCTCTGGGCTTTTAAGCCCCT
This window contains:
- the LOC6736049 gene encoding serine/threonine-protein kinase 10 isoform X6, translating into MSFITNLKKVFHLGGGEAKKKRLYNNIKMDTDPAEFWEMVGELGDGAFGKVYKAQHKEQKRFAAAKMCQLEDEENLSDHMVEIDILSEIKHPNIVELYEAFSIDDKLWMLIEYCDGGALDSIMVELEKPLTEPQIAYVCKHMTEGLTFLHRNKVIHRDLKAGNVLLTMEGGVKLADFGVSAKNKHTMQKHDTFIGTPYWMAPELVLCETFRDNPYDHKVDIWSLGITLIELAQMEPPNSEMSPMRVLLKIQKSEPPKLEQPSRWSKEFNDFLKKSLVKDPQVRPTTDVLMQHAFINRNLDAKPIKDLLLEYKAEVVEEVVDDETEEPRNSALQLDLDDDSASLQSQDIDKLPGTPTSILRDAKEQSQPSSSLPIAAAATAAAAATTTTKATTPDRPNHTKDDNAEAAAQQPPHTKVPAPAPPSSQQTPPPQVQQPPTPPAQPTAAVLQKKPEDVAAVAETSEKTESDKKHFVKKGKAPPPPSPLGLANAKPAASDSQTSPKKLATPEPTSPVTTAIEVAIGQEAMEPKPQPPSPTASSIVSVQSVASSSSSGSVSNAVLSSSTSLITINSDPPTPHHHQPLPPQPQHLVLPNSLESVSQITVVTSTHPPVIIDNSVVPPQNEVIIVSNDMNKSTHLHESSTDDDFPSLDDSLGDATTPPHKQSSMILAVNEPAGVVPAPPSQPQTSSTVHARKLDESEVLIVSPSYADDDSAYNTASGSHSHDHSDHLMDTSHVSVVTVGDEGVKVKDSSNELGKRQPNGVGIVPEDVNIIVNRFKQEKRSPDSSLSENGSVRGRRGIEVLVGGSGGSDVDSIGTNTSQESRHETDHNNKQQYPAAALMPPPPPSLTNNHNHETIDEEEEVVIRPKARVPAVVKSANAQGLTKEEIELRNLRKKTRKRTRKFEIDGVQMTTTTSRVIYGDDENGRIYDDHDFRKQELRELKLLQKQEKKQQTELHLKEQQAKEQQDRRFEQERSSLEKTYEADMDMLARQHKQLVEKTEQTQENELRSSSKRIRSEQEQELKIFRENLKQEIRLLKQEVDLFPKDKRKDEFKQRRSAMELDHEEKERAFLDSLKERHELLLRRLSEKHRDHLATINRNFLQQKQNAMRTREALLWELEEKQLHERHQLSKRHVKELCFMQRHQMIIRHEKELDQVKRMLQRKEEDMVKKQTMEKRALPKRIRAERKARDLMFRESLRISTNLDPEIERDRLKKFQEQEKKRYMQEERRFEVKHQKQLEELRATRESAIKELEQLQNEKRRALVEHEHSKLSEIDERLKGELREWREQLVPRKQELNRQIKLAIDQHEKRFGLVANREEFEDQEVKLPAHLRNIYNERSSRILPRNTFIDPQNMPRSRSSLLMMGGGGNRLSNFRGSAPDLSRSVPSTPIMHKQQRSQMISDQVLEEDEEQMLSEQMKRASVATLPAQNQLRLITQLPANELVKVVTSTPPLNSAEDVNSKPAMSTFRGSTPPKTPDDLGLVTNRFSRLDTKAAAEASGVELRIHEGPVLTAHTQRLLHTTSFAIKRPSLASRSSGRSSLSSAQSMYNINELSTRFTSDADLIFDSGRKAAALLDEVQPQLRSSVKPGHSRANGSVASADSAASSEDIYYDLYAAQYRLPRQLQQRLQQEVSPLIYPQCASQPFDMTQGPATGARRLEETFAQQLDEMETLYGGALIVSMPSDTLQRDHFTGSTRSSLSSYSEG
- the LOC6736049 gene encoding serine/threonine-protein kinase 10 isoform X3 codes for the protein MSFITNLKKVFHLGGGEAKKKRLYNNIKMDTDPAEFWEMVGELGDGAFGKVYKAQHKEQKRFAAAKMCQLEDEENLSDHMVEIDILSEIKHPNIVELYEAFSIDDKLWMLIEYCDGGALDSIMVELEKPLTEPQIAYVCKHMTEGLTFLHRNKVIHRDLKAGNVLLTMEGGVKLADFGVSAKNKHTMQKHDTFIGTPYWMAPELVLCETFRDNPYDHKVDIWSLGITLIELAQMEPPNSEMSPMRVLLKIQKSEPPKLEQPSRWSKEFNDFLKKSLVKDPQVRPTTDVLMQHAFINRNLDAKPIKDLLLEYKAEVVEEVVDDETEKLKRQVKRRSLYQREPRNSALQLDLDDDSASLQSQDIDKLPGTPTSILRDAKEQSQPSSSLPIAAAATAAAAATTTTKATTPDRPNHTKDDNAEAAAQQPPHTKVPAPAPPSSQQTPPPQVQQPPTPPAQPTAAVLQKKPEDVAAVAETSEKTESDKKHFVKKGKAPPPPSPLGLANAKPAASDSQTSPKKLATPEPTSPVTTAIEVAIGQEAMEPKPQPPSPTASSIVSVQSVASSSSSGSVSNAVLSSSTSLITINSDPPTPHHHQPLPPQPQHLVLPNSLESVSQITVVTSTHPPVIIDNSVVPPQNEVIIVSNDMNKSTHLHESSTDDDFPSLDDSLGDATTPPHKQSSMILAVNEPAGVVPAPPSQPQTSSTVHARKLDESEVLIVSPSYADDDSAYNTASGSHSHDHSDHLMDTSHVSVVTVGDEGVKVKDSSNELGKRQPNGVGIVPEDVNIIVNRFKQEKRSPDSSLSENGSVRGRRGIEVLVGGSGGSDVDSIGTNTSQESRHETDHNNKQQYPAAALMPPPPPSLTNNHNHETIDEEEEVVIRPKARVPAVVKSANAQGLTKEEIELRNLRKKTRKRTRKFEIDGVQMTTTTSRVIYGDDENGRIYDDHDFRKQELRELKLLQKQEKKQQTELHLKEQQAKEQQDRRFEQERSSLEKTYEADMDMLARQHKQLVEKTEQTQENELRSSSKRIRSEQEQELKIFRENLKQEIRLLKQEVDLFPKDKRKDEFKQRRSAMELDHEEKERAFLDSLKERHELLLRRLSEKHRDHLATINRNFLQQKQNAMRTREALLWELEEKQLHERHQLSKRHVKELCFMQRHQMIIRHEKELDQVKRMLQRKEEDMVKKQTMEKRALPKRIRAERKARDLMFRESLRISTNLDPEIERDRLKKFQEQEKKRYMQEERRFEVKHQKQLEELRATRESAIKELEQLQNEKRRALVEHEHSKLSEIDERLKGELREWREQLVPRKQQLQQRLQQERLEETFAQQLDEMETLYGGALIVSMPSDTLQRDHFTGSTRSSLSSYSEG
- the LOC6736049 gene encoding serine/threonine-protein kinase 10 isoform X1, producing MSFITNLKKVFHLGGGEAKKKRLYNNIKMDTDPAEFWEMVGELGDGAFGKVYKAQHKEQKRFAAAKMCQLEDEENLSDHMVEIDILSEIKHPNIVELYEAFSIDDKLWMLIEYCDGGALDSIMVELEKPLTEPQIAYVCKHMTEGLTFLHRNKVIHRDLKAGNVLLTMEGGVKLADFGVSAKNKHTMQKHDTFIGTPYWMAPELVLCETFRDNPYDHKVDIWSLGITLIELAQMEPPNSEMSPMRVLLKIQKSEPPKLEQPSRWSKEFNDFLKKSLVKDPQVRPTTDVLMQHAFINRNLDAKPIKDLLLEYKAEVVEEVVDDETEKLKRQVKRRSLYQREPRNSALQLDLDDDSASLQSQDIDKLPGTPTSILRDAKEQSQPSSSLPIAAAATAAAAATTTTKATTPDRPNHTKDDNAEAAAQQPPHTKVPAPAPPSSQQTPPPQVQQPPTPPAQPTAAVLQKKPEDVAAVAETSEKTESDKKHFVKKGKAPPPPSPLGLANAKPAASDSQTSPKKLATPEPTSPVTTAIEVAIGQEAMEPKPQPPSPTASSIVSVQSVASSSSSGSVSNAVLSSSTSLITINSDPPTPHHHQPLPPQPQHLVLPNSLESVSQITVVTSTHPPVIIDNSVVPPQNEVIIVSNDMNKSTHLHESSTDDDFPSLDDSLGDATTPPHKQSSMILAVNEPAGVVPAPPSQPQTSSTVHARKLDESEVLIVSPSYADDDSAYNTASGSHSHDHSDHLMDTSHVSVVTVGDEGVKVKDSSNELGKRQPNGVGIVPEDVNIIVNRFKQEKRSPDSSLSENGSVRGRRGIEVLVGGSGGSDVDSIGTNTSQESRHETDHNNKQQYPAAALMPPPPPSLTNNHNHETIDEEEEVVIRPKARVPAVVKSANAQGLTKEEIELRNLRKKTRKRTRKFEIDGVQMTTTTSRVIYGDDENGRIYDDHDFRKQELRELKLLQKQEKKQQTELHLKEQQAKEQQDRRFEQERSSLEKTYEADMDMLARQHKQLVEKTEQTQENELRSSSKRIRSEQEQELKIFRENLKQEIRLLKQEVDLFPKDKRKDEFKQRRSAMELDHEEKERAFLDSLKERHELLLRRLSEKHRDHLATINRNFLQQKQNAMRTREALLWELEEKQLHERHQLSKRHVKELCFMQRHQMIIRHEKELDQVKRMLQRKEEDMVKKQTMEKRALPKRIRAERKARDLMFRESLRISTNLDPEIERDRLKKFQEQEKKRYMQEERRFEVKHQKQLEELRATRESAIKELEQLQNEKRRALVEHEHSKLSEIDERLKGELREWREQLVPRKQELNRQIKLAIDQHEKRFGLVANREEFEDQEVKLPAHLRNIYNERSSRILPRNTFIDPQNMPRSRSSLLMMGGGGNRLSNFRGSAPDLSRSVPSTPIMHKQQRSQMISDQVLEEDEEQMLSEQMKRASVATLPAQNQLRLITQLPANELVKVVTSTPPLNSAEDVNSKPAMSTFRGSTPPKTPDDLGLVTNRFSRLDTKAAAEASGVELRIHEGPVLTAHTQRLLHTTSFAIKRPSLASRSSGRSSLSSAQSMYNINELSTRFTSDADLIFDSGRKAAALLDEVQPQLRSSVKPGHSRANGSVASADSAASSEDIYYDLYAAQYRLPRVNQRQHSCEEDSSAI
- the LOC6736049 gene encoding serine/threonine-protein kinase 10 isoform X2, coding for MSFITNLKKVFHLGGGEAKKKRLYNNIKMDTDPAEFWEMVGELGDGAFGKVYKAQHKEQKRFAAAKMCQLEDEENLSDHMVEIDILSEIKHPNIVELYEAFSIDDKLWMLIEYCDGGALDSIMVELEKPLTEPQIAYVCKHMTEGLTFLHRNKVIHRDLKAGNVLLTMEGGVKLADFGVSAKNKHTMQKHDTFIGTPYWMAPELVLCETFRDNPYDHKVDIWSLGITLIELAQMEPPNSEMSPMRVLLKIQKSEPPKLEQPSRWSKEFNDFLKKSLVKDPQVRPTTDVLMQHAFINRNLDAKPIKDLLLEYKAEVVEEVVDDETEEPRNSALQLDLDDDSASLQSQDIDKLPGTPTSILRDAKEQSQPSSSLPIAAAATAAAAATTTTKATTPDRPNHTKDDNAEAAAQQPPHTKVPAPAPPSSQQTPPPQVQQPPTPPAQPTAAVLQKKPEDVAAVAETSEKTESDKKHFVKKGKAPPPPSPLGLANAKPAASDSQTSPKKLATPEPTSPVTTAIEVAIGQEAMEPKPQPPSPTASSIVSVQSVASSSSSGSVSNAVLSSSTSLITINSDPPTPHHHQPLPPQPQHLVLPNSLESVSQITVVTSTHPPVIIDNSVVPPQNEVIIVSNDMNKSTHLHESSTDDDFPSLDDSLGDATTPPHKQSSMILAVNEPAGVVPAPPSQPQTSSTVHARKLDESEVLIVSPSYADDDSAYNTASGSHSHDHSDHLMDTSHVSVVTVGDEGVKVKDSSNELGKRQPNGVGIVPEDVNIIVNRFKQEKRSPDSSLSENGSVRGRRGIEVLVGGSGGSDVDSIGTNTSQESRHETDHNNKQQYPAAALMPPPPPSLTNNHNHETIDEEEEVVIRPKARVPAVVKSANAQGLTKEEIELRNLRKKTRKRTRKFEIDGVQMTTTTSRVIYGDDENGRIYDDHDFRKQELRELKLLQKQEKKQQTELHLKEQQAKEQQDRRFEQERSSLEKTYEADMDMLARQHKQLVEKTEQTQENELRSSSKRIRSEQEQELKIFRENLKQEIRLLKQEVDLFPKDKRKDEFKQRRSAMELDHEEKERAFLDSLKERHELLLRRLSEKHRDHLATINRNFLQQKQNAMRTREALLWELEEKQLHERHQLSKRHVKELCFMQRHQMIIRHEKELDQVKRMLQRKEEDMVKKQTMEKRALPKRIRAERKARDLMFRESLRISTNLDPEIERDRLKKFQEQEKKRYMQEERRFEVKHQKQLEELRATRESAIKELEQLQNEKRRALVEHEHSKLSEIDERLKGELREWREQLVPRKQELNRQIKLAIDQHEKRFGLVANREEFEDQEVKLPAHLRNIYNERSSRILPRNTFIDPQNMPRSRSSLLMMGGGGNRLSNFRGSAPDLSRSVPSTPIMHKQQRSQMISDQVLEEDEEQMLSEQMKRASVATLPAQNQLRLITQLPANELVKVVTSTPPLNSAEDVNSKPAMSTFRGSTPPKTPDDLGLVTNRFSRLDTKAAAEASGVELRIHEGPVLTAHTQRLLHTTSFAIKRPSLASRSSGRSSLSSAQSMYNINELSTRFTSDADLIFDSGRKAAALLDEVQPQLRSSVKPGHSRANGSVASADSAASSEDIYYDLYAAQYRLPRVNQRQHSCEEDSSAI